The following are from one region of the Actinoplanes sp. L3-i22 genome:
- a CDS encoding amino acid ABC transporter permease: MTEPTETGRERPAAIKAVPVRHPGRWVAIAVLAVLVAMFLHLIFTNAGFRWSFIFSSYAPGKRGVMFTEPVLEGLRGTLLLTVFSMLIGVGLGIVVAIMRLSPNKVLSWVAWVYTWFFRAVPRLVLAVIFGNLNILWTRIGFGLPFDKQIGQLFGIDNFDGQIFSIKSTDLLAGFVAGMIALGLSEAAYMAEIVRAGIQSIDTGQSEAAVALGMSRGQVLRRIVLPQAMRVIVPPTGNEVIAMVKDTSLVAYVPVTGELFFQLQQVEARTFIVLPCLVAALIWYLIICSVLMGVQFFVERHFSRGYGAADKARLRLRDIQVEQGGRVTT; the protein is encoded by the coding sequence ATGACCGAGCCGACCGAGACCGGACGGGAGCGGCCGGCGGCGATCAAGGCCGTGCCCGTCCGGCACCCCGGCAGGTGGGTGGCGATCGCCGTGCTCGCGGTGCTCGTCGCGATGTTCCTGCACCTGATCTTCACGAACGCCGGCTTCCGCTGGTCGTTCATCTTCTCCTCGTACGCGCCGGGCAAGCGCGGCGTGATGTTCACCGAGCCGGTCCTGGAGGGCCTGCGCGGCACGCTGCTGCTGACGGTCTTCTCGATGCTGATCGGCGTCGGGCTGGGCATCGTCGTGGCGATCATGCGGCTCTCGCCGAACAAGGTGCTCTCCTGGGTCGCCTGGGTCTACACCTGGTTCTTCCGGGCCGTGCCGCGTCTGGTGCTCGCGGTGATCTTCGGCAACCTGAACATCCTGTGGACCCGGATCGGCTTCGGCCTGCCGTTCGACAAGCAGATCGGCCAGCTGTTCGGGATCGACAACTTCGACGGGCAGATCTTCAGCATCAAGTCGACCGACCTGCTCGCCGGGTTCGTGGCCGGCATGATCGCGCTGGGCCTGTCCGAGGCGGCCTACATGGCGGAGATCGTCCGGGCCGGCATCCAGTCGATCGACACCGGGCAGTCCGAGGCCGCGGTGGCCCTGGGCATGTCCCGCGGCCAGGTGCTGCGCCGGATCGTGCTGCCGCAGGCGATGCGGGTGATCGTGCCGCCGACCGGCAACGAGGTCATCGCGATGGTCAAGGACACCTCGCTGGTCGCCTACGTGCCGGTGACCGGGGAGCTGTTCTTCCAGCTCCAGCAGGTCGAGGCCCGGACGTTCATCGTGCTGCCCTGCCTGGTCGCCGCGCTGATCTGGTATCTGATCATCTGCAGCGTGCTGATGGGCGTCCAGTTCTTCGTGGAGCGGCACTTCAGCCGGGGCTACGGCGCGGCCGACAAGGCGCGGCTGCGGCTGCGGGACATCCAGGTCGAGCAGGGCGGGCGGGTCACCACATGA
- a CDS encoding amino acid ABC transporter ATP-binding protein has protein sequence MTEMVRAENVHKYFGSLEVLKGVDLTVPQGGVSCVLGPSGSGKSTFLRCINHLEKLNAGRILVDGELVGYRERGDKLHELSERDVAKQRQAIGMVFQRFNLFPHMTVLDNVMEAPCRVKRESRAEVRDRALALLDRVGLAEKVRGYPGQLSGGQQQRVAIARALAMRPKVMLFDEPTSALDPELVGEVLEVMKGLARDGMTMIVVTHEIGFAREVADEVVFMDGGVVVEKGPPAEVLGNPQQERTKAFLSKVL, from the coding sequence ATGACCGAGATGGTGCGGGCCGAGAACGTACACAAGTATTTCGGTTCTCTCGAGGTGCTCAAGGGTGTCGACCTGACCGTGCCGCAGGGCGGGGTGAGCTGCGTGCTCGGCCCGTCCGGCTCCGGCAAGTCGACGTTCCTGCGCTGCATCAACCACCTGGAGAAGCTCAACGCCGGCCGGATCCTGGTCGACGGCGAGCTGGTCGGGTACCGCGAGCGCGGCGACAAGCTGCACGAGCTGAGCGAGCGGGACGTCGCCAAGCAGCGGCAGGCGATCGGCATGGTCTTCCAGCGGTTCAACCTGTTCCCGCACATGACCGTGCTGGACAACGTCATGGAGGCGCCCTGCCGGGTCAAGCGGGAGAGCAGGGCGGAGGTACGGGATCGCGCCCTGGCCCTGCTCGACCGGGTCGGCCTGGCCGAGAAGGTCCGTGGCTACCCGGGCCAGCTCTCCGGCGGGCAGCAGCAGCGCGTGGCGATCGCCCGGGCGCTGGCGATGCGGCCCAAGGTGATGCTCTTCGACGAGCCGACCAGCGCGCTCGACCCGGAGCTGGTCGGCGAGGTGCTCGAGGTGATGAAGGGCCTGGCCCGGGACGGCATGACGATGATCGTGGTGACCCACGAGATCGGCTTCGCCCGGGAGGTGGCCGACGAGGTGGTCTTCATGGACGGCGGCGTCGTCGTCGAGAAGGGCCCGCCGGCCGAGGTGCTGGGAAATCCGCAGCAGGAACGCACCAAGGCATTCCTGAGCAAGGTGCTGTAA
- the polA gene encoding DNA polymerase I: MSDDVTTPRLLLLDGHSLAYRAYFALPVDNFSTVTGQATNAVFGFTSMLINMLRDEKPTHIVVSFDLSRRSFRTEKYAEYKAGRSETPAPFQGQVSLIKEVLEALRIPVVEKENYEADDVIATLATQGRAAGMEVVISSGDRDAFQLADEHTTILYPVRGVSEVWRMTPEAIEAKYFVPPSRYRDKAALVGETSDNLTGVPGVGDKTAAKWINEYDGLDGVIASADKIKGKAGESLRAHLAEVMRNYDLNKLVCDLELSLRPEDARWPGWDREAVHQVFDALEFRVLRERLYSYLEAVEPEAESGFDLEGQLLRPGQVAAWLTEHAAAAPVGVAVTGSFGRGTGQVTGIAVATGSGPAAWFDPAALDESDEGAVAAWLADPARPKVVHDAKPARLAFRAHGWQLEGVTVDTAMAAYLAKPDQRAYDLTDLALRYLKRELKVDAPAADNGQLALSFEVDGTDTAAEEGVMLRARATLDLADVLTAELSRDGGESQRLLAEVEQPLSEVLAEMENRGIAADTAYLSELESHFAAEVKAAQQSAHEVHGREFNLGSPKQLQEILFVERNLPKTKKIKSGYTTDADALQDLFLKTEDPLLAHLLRFRDMAKLKSTVDGLLKSVSDDGRIHTTFNQTVAATGRLSSTDPNLQNIPIRTEEGRRIRRAFIVGSGFDQLMTADYSQIEMRIMADLSKDEALIAAFNSGADFHAATASSVFHVELGAVTADQRRKIKAMNYGLAYGLSSYGLSNQLTIGNDEAKALMEEYFSRFGGVRDYLQSVVVQAGKDGYTATILGRRRYLPDLSSDNRQRRDMAQRMALNAPIQGSAADIIKIAMLNVDKALRDSGLTSRMLLQVHDELVFEVAPGEREALEELVRREMGGAYPLAVPLEVSVGTGQDWNGADH; the protein is encoded by the coding sequence GTGAGTGACGACGTGACGACCCCCCGCCTGCTGCTGTTGGACGGCCACTCGCTGGCGTACCGGGCGTATTTCGCGCTGCCGGTGGACAACTTCTCCACGGTCACCGGCCAGGCCACCAACGCGGTGTTCGGCTTCACCTCGATGCTCATCAACATGCTGCGCGACGAGAAGCCGACGCACATCGTGGTCTCGTTCGACCTCTCCCGCCGCTCCTTCCGGACGGAGAAGTACGCGGAGTACAAGGCCGGCCGCTCGGAGACCCCCGCGCCGTTCCAGGGTCAGGTCAGCCTGATCAAGGAGGTGCTGGAGGCGCTCCGCATCCCGGTGGTGGAGAAGGAGAACTACGAGGCCGACGACGTCATCGCCACCCTGGCCACACAGGGCCGTGCGGCCGGCATGGAGGTGGTCATCTCCTCCGGCGACCGGGACGCGTTCCAGCTCGCCGACGAGCACACCACGATCCTCTACCCGGTCCGCGGCGTCTCCGAGGTGTGGCGGATGACCCCCGAGGCGATCGAGGCGAAGTATTTCGTGCCCCCGTCGCGCTACCGGGACAAGGCCGCCCTGGTCGGCGAGACCAGCGACAACCTGACCGGGGTGCCCGGCGTCGGGGACAAGACCGCCGCCAAGTGGATCAATGAGTACGACGGGCTGGACGGCGTCATCGCCAGTGCCGACAAGATCAAGGGCAAGGCCGGCGAGAGCCTGCGCGCCCACCTCGCCGAGGTGATGCGCAACTACGACCTGAACAAGCTGGTCTGCGACCTGGAGCTGAGCCTCCGGCCGGAGGACGCGCGCTGGCCCGGGTGGGATCGCGAGGCGGTCCACCAGGTCTTCGACGCGCTGGAGTTCCGCGTCCTGCGCGAGCGGCTCTACTCCTACCTCGAGGCCGTCGAGCCGGAGGCCGAGTCCGGCTTCGACCTGGAGGGTCAGCTCCTGCGCCCCGGGCAGGTCGCCGCCTGGCTCACCGAGCACGCTGCCGCGGCCCCGGTCGGCGTCGCCGTCACCGGCAGCTTCGGCCGCGGCACCGGCCAGGTCACCGGCATCGCGGTGGCCACCGGCAGCGGCCCGGCCGCCTGGTTCGACCCGGCCGCGCTGGACGAGAGCGACGAGGGCGCGGTCGCCGCGTGGCTCGCCGACCCGGCGCGCCCCAAGGTGGTCCACGACGCCAAGCCGGCCCGGCTCGCCTTCCGCGCGCACGGCTGGCAGCTGGAGGGCGTCACCGTCGACACCGCGATGGCCGCCTACCTGGCCAAACCCGACCAGCGGGCGTATGACCTGACCGACCTGGCGCTGCGCTACCTCAAGCGCGAGCTCAAGGTCGACGCCCCGGCCGCCGACAACGGCCAGCTCGCCCTCTCCTTCGAGGTCGACGGCACGGACACCGCGGCGGAGGAGGGCGTGATGCTCCGCGCCCGGGCCACCCTCGACCTGGCCGACGTGCTCACCGCCGAGCTGTCCCGGGACGGCGGCGAGTCGCAGCGCCTGCTCGCCGAGGTGGAGCAGCCGCTCTCCGAGGTGCTCGCCGAGATGGAGAACCGGGGCATCGCCGCCGACACGGCGTACCTCTCCGAGCTGGAGTCGCACTTCGCCGCCGAGGTCAAGGCCGCCCAGCAGTCCGCGCACGAGGTGCACGGCCGCGAGTTCAACCTGGGCTCGCCCAAGCAGCTGCAGGAGATCCTCTTCGTCGAGCGCAACCTGCCGAAGACCAAGAAGATCAAGTCGGGGTACACCACCGACGCCGACGCGCTGCAGGACCTGTTCCTCAAGACCGAGGACCCGCTGCTGGCCCACCTGCTCCGCTTCCGGGACATGGCCAAGCTGAAGTCGACCGTCGACGGCCTGCTCAAGTCGGTCTCCGACGACGGGCGCATCCACACCACGTTCAACCAGACGGTCGCCGCGACCGGCCGGCTGTCGTCCACCGATCCGAACCTGCAGAACATCCCGATCCGTACTGAAGAGGGCCGGCGGATCCGCCGCGCGTTCATCGTCGGCAGCGGGTTCGACCAGCTGATGACCGCCGACTACAGCCAGATCGAGATGCGGATCATGGCCGACCTGTCGAAGGACGAGGCGCTGATCGCGGCGTTCAACTCCGGCGCCGACTTCCACGCCGCCACCGCGTCCTCGGTCTTCCACGTCGAGCTCGGCGCGGTCACCGCCGATCAGCGGCGAAAGATCAAAGCCATGAACTACGGACTTGCGTACGGATTGAGCTCCTACGGCCTGTCCAACCAGCTGACCATCGGCAACGACGAGGCCAAGGCCCTGATGGAGGAGTACTTCTCGCGCTTCGGCGGGGTCCGCGACTACCTGCAGTCGGTCGTCGTCCAGGCCGGCAAGGACGGGTACACCGCCACCATCCTCGGCCGCCGCCGCTACCTGCCCGACCTGAGCAGCGACAACCGGCAGCGCCGCGACATGGCGCAGCGGATGGCGCTGAACGCGCCGATCCAGGGCTCCGCCGCGGACATCATCAAGATCGCGATGCTGAACGTGGACAAGGCGCTGCGGGACTCGGGCCTCACCTCCCGGATGCTGCTGCAGGTCCACGACGAGCTGGTGTTCGAGGTCGCGCCGGGGGAGCGGGAAGCGCTCGAGGAGCTGGTCCGCCGCGAGATGGGCGGGGCGTACCCGCTGGCCGTCCCGCTGGAGGTCTCGGTCGGCACCGGTCAGGACTGGAACGGCGCCGACCACTGA
- a CDS encoding metalloregulator ArsR/SmtB family transcription factor — protein MSAAVPRVTASVIGIPPDGVRFTEDAGLTAAPLEASRATAFATMFKALGDPVRLRLLSMIASAPGGEICVCDLSSAFHLTGPTISHHLRILREAGLVDSDRRGTWVYYRAVPATLILLAGLLHGGPSLDGS, from the coding sequence GTGAGCGCGGCCGTGCCGCGCGTGACCGCCTCGGTGATCGGGATTCCACCCGACGGCGTGCGGTTCACCGAGGACGCCGGGCTCACCGCGGCGCCGCTGGAGGCGTCCCGCGCCACCGCCTTCGCCACGATGTTCAAGGCGCTGGGGGATCCGGTCCGGCTCCGGCTGCTCTCGATGATCGCGTCGGCGCCCGGCGGCGAGATCTGCGTCTGCGACCTGAGCAGCGCGTTCCACCTGACCGGGCCGACGATCTCGCACCACCTGCGGATCCTGCGCGAGGCCGGCCTGGTGGACAGCGATCGCCGCGGCACGTGGGTGTATTACCGCGCCGTGCCGGCGACGCTGATCCTGCTGGCCGGCCTGTTGCACGGGGGCCCGTCCCTCGACGGGTCCTGA
- a CDS encoding class I SAM-dependent methyltransferase, which produces MTEIPPHGRANGGSGRRVTEDETRDANRIWWDLDADDYQDEHGAFLGDVDFVWCPERVREADAGLLGDVRGKKILELGAGAAAGARWLRVQGARPVAMDLSAGMLRHAVAAARRSRVSVPLVQSDAMALPFRADSFDIVCTAFGAIPFVDDSAAAMREVARVLRPGGSWVFSVTHPMRWIFWDEPDESGLLARNSYFDRSPYVERDEQGQLTYLEQHRTVGDRIRELVAAGFVVRDLVEPEWPAGHEETWGQWSPLRGRLFPGTAIFVCDLPA; this is translated from the coding sequence GTGACTGAAATTCCCCCGCACGGCCGGGCGAACGGGGGCTCGGGCCGCCGGGTGACCGAGGACGAGACCCGCGACGCGAACCGGATCTGGTGGGATCTGGACGCCGACGACTACCAGGACGAGCACGGCGCGTTCCTCGGGGACGTGGACTTCGTCTGGTGCCCGGAGCGGGTGCGGGAGGCCGACGCGGGACTGCTCGGCGACGTACGCGGGAAAAAGATCCTGGAACTCGGCGCCGGCGCCGCGGCCGGAGCCCGGTGGTTGCGCGTGCAGGGCGCCCGGCCGGTGGCGATGGACCTGTCCGCGGGCATGCTGCGGCACGCGGTCGCGGCGGCCAGGCGCAGCCGGGTGAGCGTGCCGCTGGTGCAGTCGGACGCGATGGCGCTGCCGTTCCGGGCGGATTCCTTCGACATCGTGTGTACGGCGTTCGGGGCGATCCCGTTCGTGGACGACTCGGCGGCCGCGATGCGCGAGGTGGCCCGGGTGCTGCGGCCCGGCGGCAGCTGGGTGTTCTCGGTCACCCACCCGATGCGCTGGATCTTCTGGGACGAGCCGGACGAGAGCGGGCTGCTCGCCCGGAACTCGTACTTCGACCGGTCGCCGTACGTGGAGCGGGACGAGCAGGGCCAGCTCACCTACCTGGAGCAGCATCGCACGGTCGGGGACCGGATCCGGGAGCTGGTGGCGGCCGGGTTCGTGGTGCGCGACCTGGTGGAGCCGGAGTGGCCGGCGGGCCACGAGGAGACCTGGGGCCAGTGGAGCCCGCTGCGCGGCCGCCTCTTCCCGGGCACCGCGATCTTCGTCTGCGACCTGCCGGCCTGA
- the rpsA gene encoding 30S ribosomal protein S1, producing the protein MTSSIEATSSANRVTVDDLGSEEAFLAAIDETIKYFNDGDIVEGTVVKVDRDEVLLDIGYKTEGVIPSRELSIKHDVDPAEVVSVGDHIEALVLTKEDKEGRLILSKKRAQYERAWGTIEKIKEEDGVVRGSVIEVVKGGLILDIGLRGFLPASLVEMRRVRDLQPYVGRELEAKIIELDKNRNNVVLSRRAWLEQTQSEVRTEFLNKLQKGQVRKGVVSSIVNFGAFVDLGGVDGLVHVSELSWKHIDHPSEVVEVGQEVEVEVLDVDLDRERVSLSLKATQEDPWRQFARTHAINQIVPGKVTKLVPFGAFVRVDDGIEGLVHISELAERHVELPEQVVQVGSDVLVKVIDIDLERRRISLSLKQANEGFVEGEEHFDPTLYGMAATYDAEGNYIYPEGFDPETGEWLEGFDKQRETWEKQYADARERWEAHTKQVQASRDADAEAALNPAPVGGVTTSSSTSSSSSSAPTRSAEEPAGTLATDEALAALREKLAGGKS; encoded by the coding sequence ATGACGAGCAGCATCGAGGCCACCTCGAGCGCCAACCGTGTCACCGTCGACGACCTCGGCTCTGAGGAAGCTTTCCTCGCAGCCATCGACGAGACCATCAAGTACTTCAACGACGGCGACATTGTCGAAGGCACCGTCGTCAAGGTCGATCGGGACGAGGTCCTGCTCGACATCGGCTACAAGACCGAGGGCGTCATCCCCTCGCGCGAGTTGTCGATCAAGCACGACGTGGACCCCGCGGAAGTGGTGTCGGTCGGTGACCACATCGAAGCCCTCGTCCTCACCAAGGAGGACAAGGAAGGGCGTCTGATCCTCTCGAAGAAGCGCGCTCAGTACGAGCGGGCTTGGGGCACGATCGAGAAGATCAAGGAAGAGGACGGCGTCGTCCGCGGCTCCGTCATCGAGGTCGTCAAGGGTGGTCTCATCCTGGACATCGGCCTCCGTGGCTTCCTGCCGGCCTCCCTGGTCGAGATGCGTCGCGTCCGCGATCTGCAGCCGTACGTCGGCCGCGAGCTCGAGGCGAAGATCATCGAGCTGGACAAGAACCGCAACAACGTGGTTCTGTCCCGCCGCGCCTGGCTCGAGCAGACGCAGTCCGAGGTTCGCACCGAGTTCCTCAACAAGCTGCAGAAGGGCCAGGTCCGCAAGGGCGTCGTGTCCTCGATCGTCAACTTCGGCGCCTTCGTCGACCTTGGCGGCGTGGACGGCCTGGTGCACGTCTCCGAGCTCTCCTGGAAGCACATCGACCACCCCTCCGAGGTCGTCGAGGTCGGCCAGGAGGTCGAGGTCGAGGTTCTGGACGTCGACCTGGACCGCGAGCGCGTCTCGCTGTCGCTGAAGGCGACGCAGGAGGACCCGTGGCGTCAGTTCGCCCGGACCCACGCGATCAACCAGATCGTGCCGGGTAAGGTCACCAAGCTCGTTCCGTTCGGCGCGTTCGTCCGCGTCGATGACGGCATCGAGGGCCTGGTGCACATCTCCGAGCTGGCCGAGCGGCACGTCGAGCTGCCCGAGCAGGTCGTCCAGGTGGGTTCGGACGTCCTGGTCAAGGTCATCGACATCGACCTCGAGCGTCGCCGGATCTCGCTGTCGCTCAAGCAGGCCAACGAGGGCTTCGTCGAGGGCGAGGAGCACTTCGACCCGACCCTCTACGGCATGGCCGCGACGTACGACGCCGAGGGCAACTACATCTACCCCGAGGGCTTCGACCCCGAGACGGGTGAGTGGCTCGAGGGCTTCGACAAGCAGCGCGAGACGTGGGAGAAGCAGTACGCGGACGCCCGCGAGCGCTGGGAGGCCCACACCAAGCAGGTGCAGGCGTCCCGCGACGCCGACGCCGAGGCTGCGCTCAACCCGGCTCCGGTCGGTGGCGTGACCACGTCGTCGTCCACCTCTTCGTCGAGCTCGTCGGCCCCGACGCGCTCCGCCGAGGAGCCGGCCGGCACGCTGGCCACCGACGAGGCTCTCGCTGCCCTGCGCGAGAAGCTGGCCGGCGGCAAGAGCTGA
- the coaE gene encoding dephospho-CoA kinase: MLMVGLTGGIGAGKSAVSARLAERGAVVIDADKLAREVVEPGTEGLAEIVAAFGSGVLTAAGELDRPALGAKVFGDEEARRTLERIIHPRVRARTAELVKAAPPDAIVVNDVPLLVETGLAPTYHLVLVVSADRDVRTQRLIRDRGMSAAEAAARIGAQADDATRQAAADVVLPNEEDLAALHARVDALWRDRLVDFERNLRFGDAARKGPELRVVPADPAWPQAADRLVARIRHHLGEAVVHHIGSTAVPGLPAKDIIDLMLSVRTLAAADALAGRLAVAGFPRRSGEWVDNARGLPGVTWPKRVHGSADPGRPMILHVRVVGSPGWRYALLMRDHLRAVPEARDAYAAAKAELALRFADRAGYARAKEPWFDDEARAADDWALATGWQPPLS; the protein is encoded by the coding sequence ATGCTGATGGTCGGTCTCACGGGTGGCATCGGTGCCGGCAAGAGCGCCGTCTCGGCACGGCTGGCCGAGCGCGGTGCCGTGGTCATCGATGCCGACAAGCTGGCCCGTGAGGTGGTCGAGCCGGGCACCGAGGGGCTCGCCGAGATCGTCGCCGCGTTCGGGTCCGGGGTGCTCACCGCGGCGGGCGAGCTGGACCGTCCGGCGTTGGGGGCGAAGGTCTTCGGCGACGAGGAGGCCCGGCGGACGCTGGAGCGGATCATCCACCCGCGGGTCCGGGCGCGCACCGCCGAGCTGGTCAAGGCCGCGCCGCCGGACGCGATCGTGGTCAACGACGTGCCGTTGCTGGTCGAGACGGGGCTGGCTCCGACGTACCATCTGGTCCTGGTCGTCTCGGCGGACCGTGACGTGCGGACGCAGCGGCTGATCCGCGACCGTGGCATGTCGGCGGCGGAGGCCGCCGCCCGGATCGGCGCGCAGGCCGACGACGCCACCCGGCAGGCCGCAGCCGACGTGGTCCTGCCCAACGAGGAGGATCTCGCCGCCCTGCACGCCCGGGTCGACGCGTTGTGGCGTGACCGGCTGGTCGACTTCGAGCGCAACCTCCGGTTCGGAGATGCCGCCCGCAAGGGCCCTGAGCTGCGCGTCGTCCCGGCCGACCCGGCCTGGCCGCAGGCCGCCGACCGGCTCGTCGCACGGATCCGGCACCACCTCGGCGAGGCCGTGGTGCATCACATCGGCTCGACCGCGGTGCCCGGCCTGCCGGCCAAGGACATCATCGACCTCATGCTTTCGGTACGAACGCTGGCCGCGGCCGACGCGCTCGCCGGCCGCCTGGCGGTGGCCGGTTTCCCGCGCCGCTCGGGGGAGTGGGTGGACAACGCCCGCGGGCTGCCCGGGGTGACCTGGCCGAAGCGGGTGCACGGCTCGGCCGACCCGGGGCGGCCGATGATCCTGCACGTCCGGGTGGTCGGCTCGCCCGGCTGGCGGTACGCGCTGCTCATGCGGGACCACCTGCGCGCGGTCCCGGAGGCGCGGGACGCCTACGCGGCGGCGAAGGCGGAGCTGGCGCTGCGGTTCGCGGACCGGGCCGGGTATGCGCGGGCCAAGGAGCCGTGGTTCGACGACGAGGCGCGGGCGGCGGACGACTGGGCGCTGGCGACGGGCTGGCAGCCGCCGCTCTCCTGA
- the uvrB gene encoding excinuclease ABC subunit UvrB, whose protein sequence is MALDIPRLDGRFEVISDYKPAGDQPAAIDELERRVRNGDRHTVLLGATGTGKSATTAWLIERLQRPALVLAPNKTLCAQLAKEFRELMPNNAVEYFVSYYDYYQPEAYIAQTDTYIEKDSSVNEEVERLRHSATMSLLTRRDTIVVATVSAIYGLGTPQEYIERAVKVKVGGEVDRDKLLRRLVDIQYARNDVAFQRGTFRVRGDTLEIIPAYEELAIRVELFGDEVEKLYYLHPLTGEVVREVDELIIFPATHYVAGPERMERAIRDIEAELGERLAELERQGKLLEAQRLRMRTTYDIEMMRQVGFCNGIENYSMHMDGRQPGEPAYTLLDYFPDDFVTVIDESHVTIPQIGGMYEGDASRKRILIEHGFRLPSAADNRPLRWDEFLERVGQMVFLSATPGNWEMERAQGEFVEQVIRPTGLVDPQVVVKPTKGQIDDLMHEIQLRTEKDERVLVTTLTKKMSEDLTDYLLENGIRVRYLHSEVDTLRRVELLKELRKGDYDVLVGINLLREGLDLPEVSLVAILDADKEGFLRSGRSLIQTIGRAARNVSGEVHMYADKITPSMRAAIDETDRRRAKQIAHNEANGIVPQALRKKIHDILDDIYREAEDTDAIVGGAGRQMSRGKAPVPETRSKARGSTVPAREGMARVELAQLIQDLSDQMLGAARELQFELAARIRDEIGELKKELRGMDAAGVK, encoded by the coding sequence ATGGCGCTCGACATCCCACGACTCGACGGCCGGTTCGAGGTCATCAGCGACTACAAACCGGCCGGTGACCAGCCCGCGGCAATCGACGAACTGGAGCGGCGGGTCCGCAACGGCGACCGGCACACCGTGCTGCTCGGCGCGACCGGCACCGGCAAGAGCGCGACCACCGCGTGGCTGATCGAGCGACTGCAGCGGCCGGCGCTGGTGCTCGCGCCGAACAAGACGCTCTGCGCCCAGCTCGCCAAGGAGTTCCGCGAGCTGATGCCGAACAACGCCGTCGAATACTTCGTCAGCTATTACGACTACTACCAGCCCGAGGCGTACATCGCGCAGACCGACACCTACATCGAGAAGGACTCGTCGGTCAACGAGGAGGTCGAGCGGCTCCGGCACTCGGCCACCATGTCGCTGCTGACCCGGCGCGACACGATCGTGGTCGCCACGGTCAGCGCGATCTACGGCCTCGGCACCCCGCAGGAGTACATCGAGCGCGCCGTCAAGGTCAAGGTCGGCGGCGAGGTCGATCGGGACAAGCTGCTGCGCCGGCTCGTCGACATTCAGTACGCGCGCAACGACGTCGCCTTCCAGCGCGGCACGTTCCGCGTCCGCGGTGACACGCTGGAGATCATCCCGGCGTATGAAGAGCTCGCCATCCGCGTCGAGCTCTTCGGCGACGAGGTGGAGAAGCTGTATTACCTGCACCCGCTCACCGGCGAGGTGGTCCGCGAGGTCGACGAGCTGATCATCTTCCCGGCGACGCACTACGTGGCCGGTCCGGAACGGATGGAGCGGGCGATCCGCGACATCGAGGCCGAGCTGGGCGAGCGGCTGGCCGAGCTGGAGCGCCAGGGCAAGCTGCTGGAGGCGCAGCGGCTGCGGATGCGGACCACCTACGACATCGAGATGATGCGCCAGGTCGGCTTCTGCAACGGCATCGAGAACTATTCGATGCACATGGACGGCCGCCAGCCCGGCGAGCCGGCGTACACCCTGCTCGACTACTTCCCGGACGACTTCGTCACCGTCATCGACGAGTCGCACGTCACGATCCCGCAGATCGGCGGGATGTATGAGGGCGACGCCTCGCGGAAACGGATCCTGATCGAGCACGGCTTCCGGCTGCCCAGCGCCGCCGACAACCGTCCGCTCCGGTGGGACGAGTTCCTCGAGCGGGTCGGCCAGATGGTCTTCCTCTCCGCGACCCCGGGCAACTGGGAGATGGAGCGGGCGCAGGGCGAGTTCGTCGAGCAGGTGATCCGGCCGACCGGCCTGGTCGACCCGCAGGTCGTGGTCAAGCCGACGAAGGGCCAGATCGACGACCTGATGCACGAGATCCAGCTCCGGACGGAGAAGGACGAGCGCGTCCTGGTCACCACGCTCACCAAGAAGATGTCCGAGGACCTCACCGACTATCTGCTGGAGAACGGGATCCGGGTGCGCTACCTGCACTCCGAGGTGGACACGCTGCGCCGGGTCGAGCTGCTCAAGGAGCTGCGCAAGGGCGACTACGACGTGCTGGTCGGGATCAACCTGCTGCGGGAGGGGCTCGACCTGCCCGAGGTGTCGCTGGTCGCGATCCTCGACGCGGACAAGGAAGGGTTCCTGCGCAGCGGGCGCTCGCTGATCCAGACCATCGGCCGGGCCGCCCGGAACGTGTCCGGCGAGGTCCACATGTATGCCGACAAGATCACGCCGTCGATGCGGGCCGCGATCGACGAGACCGACCGGCGGCGCGCCAAGCAGATCGCCCACAACGAGGCGAACGGGATCGTCCCGCAGGCGCTCCGCAAGAAGATCCACGACATCCTCGACGACATCTACCGGGAAGCCGAGGACACCGACGCGATCGTCGGCGGCGCCGGCCGCCAGATGTCCCGGGGCAAGGCGCCGGTGCCGGAGACCCGCTCGAAGGCCCGCGGCTCCACGGTCCCGGCCCGCGAGGGGATGGCCCGGGTCGAGCTGGCCCAGCTCATCCAGGACCTCAGCGACCAGATGCTGGGTGCGGCGCGCGAGCTGCAGTTCGAGCTGGCCGCCCGGATCCGCGACGAGATCGGCGAACTGAAGAAGGAACTCCGCGGAATGGACGCCGCCGGCGTGAAGTAA